The proteins below are encoded in one region of Mangifera indica cultivar Alphonso chromosome 7, CATAS_Mindica_2.1, whole genome shotgun sequence:
- the LOC123220402 gene encoding uncharacterized protein LOC123220402 isoform X1 has protein sequence MANVDSTASVSFSGPLVPKKENITPIGSKITELNESRAELLNRIQGLKQDLQNWRSKLDTQVKIYRDELCEMKKSLSVEVEQLRSEFQELRTTLHQQQDDVTASLRNLGLQDVSGDAKEVQDPQVNEKDEEVHLSVEDDVKKDEN, from the exons ATGGCCAATGTTGATTCCACTGCTTCTGTGTCCTTTTCTGGTCCACTTGTACCC aagaaagaaaatattaccCCCATTGGCTCTAAAATCACT GAATTGAATGAATCGAGGGCCGAGCTGCTTAATAGAATTCAAGGACTCAAACAG GATTTGCAAAACTGGAGATCGAAATTAGACACTCAAGTCAAGATCTATCGCGAT GAACTGTGTGAAATGAAGAAATCACTGAGTGTTGAAGTTGAGCAGCTTCGATCA GAATTTCAAGAATTGAGGACCACTCTCCATCAACAACAAGATGATGTTACTGCTAGTCTCAGAAATTTAGGG CTGCAGGATGTTTCAGGAGATGCCAAAGAAGTCCAAGATCCCCAGGTCAATGAAAAAGATGAGGAAGTCCATCTCTCTGTGGAGGATGACGTTAAAAAGGATGAAAACTAG
- the LOC123220402 gene encoding uncharacterized protein LOC123220402 isoform X2, with product MANVDSTASVSFSGPLVPKKENITPIGSKITELNESRAELLNRIQGLKQDLQNWRSKLDTQVKIYRDELCEMKKSLSVEVEQLRSEFQELRTTLHQQQDDVTASLRNLGDVSGDAKEVQDPQVNEKDEEVHLSVEDDVKKDEN from the exons ATGGCCAATGTTGATTCCACTGCTTCTGTGTCCTTTTCTGGTCCACTTGTACCC aagaaagaaaatattaccCCCATTGGCTCTAAAATCACT GAATTGAATGAATCGAGGGCCGAGCTGCTTAATAGAATTCAAGGACTCAAACAG GATTTGCAAAACTGGAGATCGAAATTAGACACTCAAGTCAAGATCTATCGCGAT GAACTGTGTGAAATGAAGAAATCACTGAGTGTTGAAGTTGAGCAGCTTCGATCA GAATTTCAAGAATTGAGGACCACTCTCCATCAACAACAAGATGATGTTACTGCTAGTCTCAGAAATTTAGGG GATGTTTCAGGAGATGCCAAAGAAGTCCAAGATCCCCAGGTCAATGAAAAAGATGAGGAAGTCCATCTCTCTGTGGAGGATGACGTTAAAAAGGATGAAAACTAG
- the LOC123220131 gene encoding vesicle-associated membrane protein 724 — protein MSQESFIYSFVARGTVILAEYTEFTGNFPAIAAQCLQRLPSSNNKFTYNCDHHTFNFLVEDGYAYCVVAKESVSKQISIAFLERMKADFRKRYGGGKADTAMAKSLNKEFGRIMKEHMKYIIDHAGEIEKLIKVKAQVSEVKSIMLENIDKAMERGENIQNLADKTENLQKEAQVYRETGTRIRRKMWYQNMKIKLVVLGILLALVLIIWLSICHGFNCTN, from the exons ATGAGTCAGGAATCTTTCATATACAGCTTCGTGGCACGAGGAACGGTGATCTTGGCTGAGTACACCGAGTTCACTGGCAACTTCCCGGCGATTGCAGCCCAGTGCCTGCAGAGACTCCCTTCTTCTAATAACAAGTTCACTTACAATTGCGACCACCACACCTTCAACTTCCTCGTGGAAGATGGCTATG CTTACTGTGTTGTTGCAAAAGAATCTGTTAGCAAGCAGATCTCTATTGCATTTTTGGAACGTATGAAAGCAGACTTTAGGAAAAGATATGGGGGTGGTAAAGCAGATACTGCCATGGCCAAAAGTTTAAACAAGGAATTTGG CCGAATTATGAAAGAGCACATGAAGTATATCATTGATCACGCTGGAGAGATTGAAAAGCTAATAAAAGTTAAGGCTCAAGTTTCAGAAGTTAAAAGCATAATGTTAGAGAATATTGACAAG GCTATGGAAAGAGGGGAAAACATTCAGAATCTTGCTGACAAGACTGAGAATTTGCAAAAAGAG GCTCAAGTATACAGGGAAACTGGGACACGAATCCGAAGAAAAATGTGGTATCAGAACATGAAGATAAAGTTGGTTGTTCTTGGGATTTTGTTAGCTCTAGTTCTGATTATCTGGCTTTCGATCTGTCATGGATTTAACTGCACGAACTAG
- the LOC123219907 gene encoding probable protein phosphatase 2C 40: MNSEGEFKVSFGYQCNGHESGSCEVPNKCEIVPGLQLHKVSSFSCLSGAALSANATLANTNICNGLIATEILPSLDSPTSFRRVPSSSSFSRLDMLSSSLQSSMSILSCSPSSPSDLLEYDSYLLKSMSAPSRSEGFLSAMDVQMAGGAAGEDRVQAVCSEEHGWLFCAIYDGFNGRDAADFLAGTLYETVLYYSNLVELESKSDAISATDSLDLDGSLRYVPEDSSTSPEGNFPLRKSINKNLSLKSFDNESLCPKMEISCSHRQAVLDSLQRAFSQVENDFLHMVEQEMEERPDLVSVGSCVLVVLIYGNDLYTLNLGDSRALLASYDDSNNLSGNKWLKAIQLTDSHTVDNEIERTRLLSEHPDDPAAVVSGKVKGKLKVTRAFGVGYLKKEKLNDALMGILRVHNLISPPYISTQPSLNVHKIAKNDHFVIVASDGLFDFFGNVEAVELVHSYILSNPSGDPAKFLLENLVERAAECAGFSMEELMRIPAGMRRKYHDDVTVIVIILGTNQRTSRASTCMKV, from the exons ATGAATTCTGAAGGAGAGTTTAAAGTAAGTTTTGGCTATCAATGTAATGGCCATGAAAGTGGCTCCTGTGAGGTACCAAACAAATGTGAAATTGTGCCTGGACTTCAACTCCATAAGGTTAGTAGTTTCTCATGCTTGTCAGGTGCTGCATTGAGTGCCAATGCCACACTGGCCAATACAAATATCTGCAATGGTTTGATAGCGACGGAAATACTTCCAAGTTTGGACTCCCCAACTTCATTTCGTCGGGTTCCCTCATCATCAAGTTTTTCAAGATTGGATATGTTATCATCTTCTCTTCAAAGCAGTATGTCAATCCTAAGTTGCAGTCCATCTTCTCCTagtgatctacttgaatatgattcttatttgttaaaatcTATGAGTGCACCTTCGAGAAGTGAAGGCTTTCTTAGTGCTATGGATGTGCAGATGGCTGGTGGAGCAGCTGGTGAGGACAGGGTTCAAGCTGTTTGTTCTGAAGAACACGGGTGGCTCTTTTGTGCAATTTATGATGGTTTCAACGGAAGAGATGCAGCTGATTTTCTGGCTGGAACATTGTACGAAACTGTTTTGTATTACTCTAATTTAGTTGAATTGGAATCAAAGAGCGATGCCATCAGCGCAACTGACAGTTTGGACTTGGATGGGTCCCTGCGATATGTTCCTGAGGACAGCAGTACTAGTCCTGAGGGAAATTTTCCTTTAAGAAAGAGTATTAATAAGAATTTAAGCCTAAAAAGTTTCGACAATGAAAGTCTTTGTCCTAAAATGGAAATATCTTGTTCGCATCGCCAGGCAGTACTTGATAGCCTCCAACGTGCTTTTAGTCAAGTTGAGAATGATTTTTTGCACATGGTTGAGCAGGAAATGGAGGAACGCCCTGATTTAGTTTCTGTGGGTTCATGTGTTCTGGTTGTGCTTATTTATGGCAATGATTTGTACACACTCAATCTAGGTGACAGTCGAGCCTTGTTGGCAAGTTATGATGACAGCAACAATTTAAGTGGGAACAAGTGGCTGAAAGCTATTCAGCTCACTGATAGTCACACTGttgataatgaaattgaaagaaCTAGACTACTTTCTGAACATCCTGATGACCCTGCGGCAGTTGTTTCTGGAAAAGTGAAAGGAAAACTAAAAGTCACTCGCGCTTTTGGAGTCGGTTACCTAAAGAAG GAAAAACTGAATGATGCGTTAATGGGCATTCTTCGAGTTCACAATCTCATAAGCCCTCCTTATATCTCCACTCAACCATCACTTAATGTGCACAAAATCGCAAAGAATGATCATTTTGTTATAGTTGCGAGTGATGGTTTATTTGACTTCTTTGGCAACGTGGAGGCGGTAGAGCTTGTTCATTCTTATATCTTGAGCAACCCCTCTGGTGATCCAGCAAAGTTTCTATTAGAAAATCTTGTTGAGAGAGCAGCAGAGTGTGCAG GTTTCAGTATGGAAGAGTTGATGCGTATTCCAGCCGGTATGAGGAGAAAATATCATGACGATGTAACTGTAATTGTTATTATCCTCGGAACAAACCAGCGCACATCCAGGGCATCTACTTGCATGAAGGTTTGA